One region of Micromonospora ureilytica genomic DNA includes:
- a CDS encoding glycoside hydrolase family 95 protein translates to MSDLTRRQALKIGAAGAGGALLPVPWTAVAKADSVAPPQVLAAGDLALWYDEGAGTDWLRALPIGNGRLGAMVFGNVDTERLQLNEDTVWAGGPHDPSNTRGAGALAEIRRLVNANQWTQAQDLINQTMMGNPGGQLAYQTVGNLRLAFGSASGASQHNRTLDLTTATVTTTYVLNGVRHQREVFASAPDQVIAIRLTADRTGSISFTATFDSPQRTTVSSPDGTTIGLEGISGNMEGITGAVRFLALANATVSGGSVSSSGGTLRVTNANSVTLLVSIGSSYVNYRNVGGDYQGIARQRLTAARASSYDQLRSRHVADYQALFGRVTLDLGRTSAADQTTDVRIAQHNSVNDPQFSALLFQFGRYLLISSSRPGTQPANLQGIWNDSLAPSWDSKYTINANLPMNYWPANTTNLAECHNPVFDMVRDLAVTGARTAQVQYGAASGWVTHHNTDAWRATAVVDGAFWGMWQTGGAWLSTLIWDHYLFNGDIEFLRTNYPAMKGAAQFFLNTLVTEPTLGYLVTNPSNSPELSHHSNASVCAGPTMDNQILRDLFDGVARASEILDVDSTFRAQVRATRDRLAPMKIGSRGNIMEWLYDWVETEPNHRHISHLYGLAPSNQITKRGTPQLFEAARRTLALRGDDGTGWSLAWKINFWARMEEGKRAHDLIRYLATTARLAPNMFDLHPPFQIDGNFGATAGIAEMLLQSHTGELHVLPALPPAWPSGRVTGLRGRGGHTVGITWASGVATEILVRPDRAGTVRLRSRILTGTVTVVDTSDGTAARTTRIDSDLIDVTVQAGRTYRVTSSGVATPTLEQSFSNVGITSDSNTNVGNFDGGGASLSAQALAAAGASPGGTISRNGVNFRWPNVSSGAADNAIASGQTIGVTGTGSTLGFLLTGTYGAVTGTGTVVYADGTRQTFTLGTPDWYGGPHSGGTAAIVSAYQNRPNNGRQATAACIYYVGVALQSKAVASVVLPNISARPATNVPTMHVFAIAIGG, encoded by the coding sequence ATGTCAGACCTGACCCGACGGCAGGCCCTCAAGATCGGCGCGGCCGGCGCGGGCGGCGCTCTCCTGCCGGTGCCCTGGACCGCCGTGGCCAAGGCGGACTCGGTGGCGCCGCCGCAGGTGTTGGCCGCCGGGGACCTTGCCCTCTGGTACGACGAGGGGGCCGGCACCGACTGGCTGCGGGCGCTTCCGATCGGTAACGGCCGGCTCGGCGCCATGGTCTTCGGTAACGTCGACACCGAGCGACTTCAGCTCAATGAGGACACCGTCTGGGCCGGTGGGCCCCACGACCCCAGCAACACCAGAGGGGCGGGAGCGCTCGCGGAGATCCGGCGGCTGGTCAACGCGAACCAGTGGACCCAGGCCCAGGATCTGATCAACCAGACCATGATGGGCAATCCCGGCGGCCAGTTGGCCTACCAGACCGTCGGCAACCTCCGGCTCGCCTTCGGATCCGCCAGCGGAGCCTCCCAGCACAACCGGACGCTCGACCTGACCACCGCCACCGTCACGACGACGTACGTGCTCAACGGCGTTCGTCACCAGCGGGAGGTGTTCGCCAGCGCGCCCGACCAGGTCATCGCGATTCGCCTGACCGCCGACCGGACCGGCTCGATCAGCTTCACCGCCACCTTCGACAGCCCGCAGCGCACCACGGTCTCCAGCCCGGACGGCACCACGATCGGCCTCGAGGGCATCTCCGGGAACATGGAGGGCATCACCGGCGCGGTGCGCTTCCTGGCCCTGGCCAACGCCACCGTCAGCGGCGGCAGCGTGTCCAGCTCCGGTGGCACCCTGCGGGTGACGAACGCCAACAGCGTGACCCTGCTGGTCTCCATCGGCTCCAGCTACGTCAACTACCGCAACGTCGGCGGCGACTACCAGGGCATCGCCCGACAGCGCCTCACCGCCGCGCGGGCCAGCAGCTACGACCAGCTGCGCAGTCGGCACGTGGCCGACTACCAGGCGTTGTTCGGCCGGGTCACCCTCGATCTGGGCCGTACGTCCGCGGCCGACCAGACGACGGACGTCCGGATCGCCCAGCACAACAGCGTCAACGACCCGCAGTTCTCGGCGCTGCTGTTCCAGTTCGGGCGGTACCTGCTGATCTCGTCGTCGCGGCCCGGCACCCAGCCGGCCAACCTCCAGGGCATCTGGAACGACTCGTTGGCCCCCTCCTGGGACTCGAAGTACACGATCAACGCCAACCTGCCGATGAACTACTGGCCGGCCAACACCACGAACCTGGCCGAGTGCCACAACCCGGTCTTCGACATGGTCCGGGACCTCGCCGTCACCGGAGCGCGGACCGCCCAGGTGCAGTACGGCGCCGCCAGCGGCTGGGTCACCCACCACAACACCGACGCGTGGCGGGCCACAGCGGTGGTGGATGGCGCGTTCTGGGGCATGTGGCAGACCGGCGGCGCCTGGCTGTCCACGTTGATCTGGGACCACTACCTGTTCAACGGCGACATCGAGTTCCTGCGGACCAACTACCCGGCCATGAAGGGTGCCGCGCAGTTCTTCCTCAACACCCTGGTGACCGAGCCGACCCTCGGCTACCTGGTGACCAACCCGTCGAACTCGCCGGAGCTGAGCCACCACTCGAACGCCAGCGTGTGCGCCGGCCCCACGATGGACAACCAGATCCTGCGGGACCTGTTCGACGGCGTCGCCCGCGCGAGCGAGATCCTCGACGTGGACAGCACCTTCCGGGCGCAGGTTCGCGCCACCCGCGACCGGCTCGCGCCCATGAAGATCGGCTCGCGCGGCAACATCATGGAGTGGCTCTACGACTGGGTGGAGACCGAGCCCAACCACCGGCACATCTCGCACCTGTACGGGCTGGCGCCCAGCAACCAGATCACCAAGCGGGGCACCCCGCAGTTGTTCGAGGCGGCCCGGCGGACCCTGGCGCTGCGCGGCGACGACGGAACGGGCTGGTCGCTGGCCTGGAAAATCAACTTCTGGGCTCGGATGGAGGAGGGCAAGCGGGCCCACGACCTGATCCGCTACCTCGCCACCACCGCGCGGCTCGCGCCCAACATGTTCGACCTGCACCCGCCGTTCCAGATCGACGGCAACTTCGGTGCCACCGCCGGCATCGCCGAGATGCTGTTGCAGAGCCACACCGGTGAACTGCACGTCCTGCCCGCGCTGCCGCCGGCCTGGCCGAGCGGACGGGTGACCGGCCTGCGCGGTCGGGGTGGGCACACGGTCGGCATCACGTGGGCGAGCGGCGTGGCCACCGAGATCCTCGTCCGACCGGACCGGGCCGGCACCGTCCGCCTGCGGTCCCGGATCCTGACCGGCACCGTCACGGTGGTCGACACCTCCGACGGTACGGCGGCCCGGACCACCCGGATCGACTCCGACCTGATCGACGTCACCGTGCAGGCCGGACGCACCTACCGGGTCACCAGTTCCGGTGTCGCCACACCGACGCTGGAGCAGAGCTTCAGCAACGTCGGCATCACCAGCGACAGCAACACCAACGTCGGAAACTTCGACGGGGGCGGGGCCTCGCTCTCCGCGCAGGCCCTGGCGGCGGCCGGCGCGAGCCCGGGCGGCACGATCAGCCGCAACGGGGTCAACTTCCGCTGGCCCAACGTCAGCTCCGGGGCCGCCGACAACGCCATCGCCTCGGGCCAGACCATCGGCGTGACCGGCACCGGCAGCACGCTCGGCTTCCTGCTCACCGGCACCTACGGCGCGGTGACCGGGACCGGCACTGTGGTCTACGCCGACGGCACCCGCCAGACGTTCACGTTGGGCACGCCCGACTGGTACGGCGGGCCGCACTCCGGCGGCACCGCGGCCATCGTGTCCGCGTACCAGAACCGGCCCAACAACGGCCGCCAGGCCACCGCCGCCTGCATCTACTACGTGGGTGTCGCGTTGCAGAGCAAGGCGGTGGCCTCGGTCGTGTTGCCCAACATCAGCGCCCGGCCCGCCACGAACGTGCCGACCATGCACGTCTTCGCCATCGCGATCGGGGGCTGA
- a CDS encoding helix-turn-helix domain-containing protein: protein MISTRPGRPVGDLLRDWRRTRGMSQLDLSIEAGVSTRHLSFVETGRSRPSPDLILRLAEHLEMPLAERNMMLLAGGYAPAYPRHELSDPELAPVRAAVRQILDGHRPYPALLVDQHWHLVDANPAVALFTMDAQPHLLTPPINVLRLSLHPDGLAPRIVNLPEWRAHLLKRLHQQATSTNDPILYDLREELRGYPGGDVDTTPAGDVLSRVLVPLRYRHGDQELSFVSTTTLFGTPRDVTVAGLAVEAFFPADSATTQALRARADRDSAARHPAGAGGG, encoded by the coding sequence ATGATCTCGACCCGGCCGGGGCGACCAGTGGGGGATCTGCTGCGTGACTGGCGCCGAACTCGTGGAATGAGCCAGCTCGACCTGTCGATCGAGGCGGGAGTGTCGACCCGGCATCTGAGTTTCGTCGAGACCGGGCGATCCCGGCCGAGCCCCGACCTCATCCTGCGGCTGGCCGAACACCTGGAGATGCCGCTGGCCGAGCGCAACATGATGCTGCTGGCCGGCGGCTACGCGCCCGCGTACCCCCGCCACGAACTGAGCGACCCCGAGTTGGCGCCGGTGCGGGCCGCCGTACGACAGATCCTCGACGGTCACCGCCCGTATCCCGCGCTGCTCGTGGACCAGCACTGGCACCTCGTCGACGCCAACCCTGCCGTCGCCCTGTTCACGATGGACGCGCAGCCGCACCTGCTCACCCCACCGATCAACGTGCTGCGCCTCAGCCTGCACCCCGACGGCCTGGCACCGCGCATCGTCAATCTGCCCGAGTGGCGTGCCCACCTGCTGAAACGGCTGCACCAGCAGGCGACGTCAACCAACGACCCGATCCTGTACGACCTGCGCGAGGAATTGCGCGGCTATCCCGGTGGCGACGTCGACACGACACCGGCCGGCGATGTCCTCTCACGTGTTCTCGTCCCGCTGCGATACCGGCACGGTGACCAGGAGCTGTCCTTCGTCAGCACCACGACCCTCTTCGGCACGCCGCGGGATGTCACAGTCGCCGGGCTGGCCGTCGAGGCGTTCTTTCCCGCTGACTCGGCGACCACGCAAGCCCTCCGAGCCCGTGCCGATCGTGACTCGGCTGCCCGTCACCCTGCGGGAGCCGGCGGCGGCTGA
- a CDS encoding DUF1330 domain-containing protein → MTAYALAHLRKAPIHADVLTYLERIDATLAPFAGRFIVHGGAIDVLEGDWPGDVIVIEFPDLTQARSWYRSSAYQEIKPLRTRHLTGEVTLVDGVEPGHDSSQLAATIRRATER, encoded by the coding sequence ATGACCGCGTACGCGCTCGCACACCTCCGCAAGGCACCCATCCACGCCGACGTGCTGACGTACCTGGAGCGAATCGACGCCACCCTCGCGCCTTTCGCGGGCCGGTTCATCGTCCACGGCGGCGCCATCGACGTCCTGGAGGGCGACTGGCCCGGCGACGTGATCGTCATCGAGTTCCCCGACCTGACCCAGGCCCGCTCCTGGTACCGGTCCAGCGCCTATCAGGAGATCAAGCCCCTGCGGACGAGGCACCTCACCGGCGAGGTGACTCTCGTCGACGGAGTCGAGCCCGGCCACGACTCGTCGCAGCTGGCCGCGACCATCCGCCGCGCCACCGAGCGTTGA
- a CDS encoding RNA-guided endonuclease InsQ/TnpB family protein, translating into MLLRYNYRLYPDGVQREALARAFGCARVVFNDGLRVRQEAHEAGLSYPTDAELSKRVTVAKLTPERAWLGEVSSVVLQQALADLNTAYRAFFASLSGKRKGGKVAAPRFRSRKDSRQAVRFTANARFKVLDNGRLRLPKIGDVEVRWSRELPAAPTSVTVVRDAAGRHFASFVVQTADQALPELVSEVGIDLGLTHFAVMSDGAKVSAPKFLRRAARKLRRLQRGLSRKQRGSNNRGKAVRKVARAHARVVDTRRDWQHKLSTQIIRDNQAVFVEDLCVTGLARTRLAKSVHDAGWSQFAAMLEYKAARYGRTFARVDRFFPSTRMCSDCGRINDKMALNVRTWGCPCGSLHDRDVNAARNIRAAGRADLSDRGAQVRPAPVPAPRREAVTRRELAPSGV; encoded by the coding sequence GTGCTGCTTCGGTACAACTACCGGCTCTATCCGGATGGCGTCCAGCGTGAGGCGTTGGCGAGGGCGTTCGGGTGCGCGCGGGTGGTGTTCAACGACGGGCTGCGCGTGCGGCAGGAAGCACACGAGGCTGGCCTGTCGTATCCGACGGACGCCGAGTTGTCCAAGCGGGTTACGGTGGCGAAGTTGACCCCGGAGCGGGCGTGGCTGGGCGAGGTGTCGTCGGTGGTGTTGCAGCAGGCCCTCGCGGACCTGAACACCGCCTACCGCGCCTTCTTCGCCTCGCTGTCGGGCAAGCGCAAGGGTGGCAAGGTCGCCGCTCCCCGGTTCCGGTCCCGTAAGGACAGTCGGCAGGCTGTCCGGTTCACCGCCAATGCCCGGTTCAAGGTCCTCGACAATGGTCGGCTGCGGCTGCCGAAGATCGGCGACGTGGAGGTCCGTTGGTCGCGGGAGCTGCCGGCTGCGCCGACGTCGGTGACGGTGGTCCGAGACGCTGCCGGTCGGCACTTCGCCTCGTTCGTGGTGCAGACCGCCGACCAGGCGTTGCCCGAGCTGGTTTCGGAGGTCGGCATCGATCTGGGGTTGACGCACTTCGCGGTGATGTCCGACGGGGCGAAGGTGAGCGCGCCGAAGTTCCTGCGGCGTGCAGCCCGTAAGCTGCGCCGGTTGCAGCGGGGCTTGTCCCGTAAGCAGCGGGGCAGCAACAACCGCGGCAAGGCCGTCCGGAAGGTCGCCCGCGCGCACGCGAGGGTGGTCGACACCCGGCGGGACTGGCAGCACAAGCTTTCGACGCAGATCATCCGCGACAACCAAGCGGTGTTCGTCGAGGACCTGTGCGTGACCGGTCTCGCCCGGACACGGTTGGCGAAGTCGGTGCATGACGCTGGGTGGTCGCAGTTCGCGGCCATGTTGGAGTACAAGGCCGCCCGGTACGGGCGTACCTTTGCCCGGGTAGATCGGTTCTTCCCGTCGACGCGTATGTGCTCGGACTGCGGCCGGATCAACGACAAGATGGCGCTCAACGTTCGGACGTGGGGCTGCCCATGCGGCAGCCTGCACGACCGAGACGTGAACGCCGCCAGGAACATCAGGGCCGCCGGACGGGCGGACCTCAGCGACCGTGGAGCGCAGGTAAGACCGGCACCCGTGCCGGCACCGCGCAGGGAAGCGGTAACCCGCCGGGAGCTTGCCCCTTCGGGGGTGTAG
- a CDS encoding alpha/beta fold hydrolase, translating to MTDIQTHTLVIPGVDLVYDVRGPLPPAGAHRALLMIGQPMTAEGFTALAPHFTDRTVLTYDPRGLGRSVRKDGRSDHTPQQQAADLHALVEALDVGPVDVIASSGGAVTALELVATHPDDVATLVAHEPPINAVLPDATAAERARAGFYDAYQAKGSGAGMAAFIAMTSWQGEFTDAYFAQPTPDPAMFGMAADDDGNRDDPLLSQSSWAITDYRPDAGVLTAAPTRIVVAVGEESAGTYTARTALGLAALLGQEAVVFPSHHGGFLGGEFGYAGKPEEFAARLREVLDAG from the coding sequence ATGACGGACATCCAGACGCACACACTGGTCATTCCCGGCGTCGACCTGGTCTATGACGTCCGCGGCCCGCTACCCCCCGCTGGCGCCCACCGTGCGCTGCTCATGATCGGCCAACCGATGACGGCGGAGGGCTTCACCGCGCTCGCCCCGCACTTCACGGACCGCACGGTCCTCACCTACGACCCGCGCGGTCTGGGCCGCAGTGTCCGCAAGGACGGTCGGTCCGACCACACGCCGCAGCAGCAGGCCGCCGACCTGCACGCGCTCGTCGAGGCGCTCGACGTCGGTCCGGTCGACGTGATCGCCAGCAGCGGGGGCGCGGTGACCGCACTCGAACTGGTCGCCACCCACCCCGACGACGTGGCCACCCTGGTGGCGCACGAACCGCCGATCAACGCCGTGCTCCCCGACGCAACGGCCGCCGAACGCGCCCGAGCCGGCTTCTACGACGCGTACCAGGCGAAGGGCTCGGGTGCGGGGATGGCCGCGTTCATCGCGATGACGTCCTGGCAGGGCGAGTTCACCGATGCCTACTTCGCCCAGCCCACCCCCGACCCGGCGATGTTCGGCATGGCCGCCGACGACGACGGCAACCGCGACGATCCGCTGCTGTCGCAGAGCTCGTGGGCGATCACCGACTACCGCCCCGACGCGGGTGTGCTCACTGCCGCGCCCACCCGCATCGTGGTCGCGGTCGGCGAGGAGTCGGCCGGAACGTACACCGCTCGCACCGCCCTGGGCCTCGCAGCGCTGCTCGGCCAGGAGGCCGTGGTGTTCCCGAGCCACCACGGCGGGTTCCTCGGCGGCGAGTTCGGCTACGCGGGCAAGCCCGAGGAGTTCGCCGCGCGGCTGCGGGAGGTGCTGGACGCCGGCTGA